From the genome of Psychroserpens ponticola, one region includes:
- a CDS encoding sulfurtransferase — MRSDNQLVSTIVSCKWLHDNRHLDQLIVLDASVKTDQTTSEAYIPNSRSIDVKGKFSDVNAKFPSAIPSLNQFQNEAQRLGINNNSVIVVYDDKGVYWSPRVWWLFKTFGFKNIAVLDGGLPEWKRLDYETSSSLSKSNWALGNFSATYDSSKMCFFDDVSEQSKDKNTLILDARSAQRFKCLTPEPRKGLRSGTIPNSKNLSFTNVLNGHCLKSEQELKAIFETFTIEEKSLIFSCGSGITACILALAAEISDYKKLTVYDGSWTEYGTLTS, encoded by the coding sequence ATGCGTAGTGACAATCAATTGGTATCGACAATTGTAAGTTGTAAATGGTTGCATGATAATCGGCATTTAGATCAACTTATTGTTTTAGATGCTAGTGTAAAGACAGATCAGACTACTTCAGAAGCTTATATTCCAAATTCAAGATCTATAGATGTTAAAGGAAAATTCAGTGATGTAAATGCTAAGTTTCCTAGTGCAATTCCATCGCTGAATCAATTTCAAAATGAAGCGCAACGTCTGGGAATTAATAACAATTCAGTTATAGTCGTATATGATGACAAAGGTGTGTATTGGAGTCCGAGAGTTTGGTGGTTATTTAAAACTTTCGGATTTAAAAACATTGCTGTATTAGATGGTGGATTACCAGAATGGAAACGACTTGATTATGAAACTTCCTCTTCGTTAAGTAAGTCAAATTGGGCATTAGGCAATTTTTCTGCTACATATGATAGCTCAAAAATGTGCTTTTTTGATGATGTTTCAGAACAATCTAAAGATAAAAACACGCTCATTTTAGATGCACGTTCAGCACAACGTTTTAAATGTTTAACTCCAGAACCAAGAAAAGGATTAAGAAGTGGAACAATTCCAAATTCAAAAAACCTTTCATTTACAAATGTATTAAATGGACATTGTCTAAAATCTGAGCAAGAACTAAAAGCGATTTTTGAAACTTTTACAATAGAAGAAAAATCACTAATTTTTTCCTGTGGATCTGGAATTACAGCGTGTATATTAGCATTAGCTGCTGAAATTTCAGACTATAAAAAACTAACTGTTTATGATGGTTCATGGACAGAATACGGAACTTTAACATCATAA
- the gshB gene encoding glutathione synthase produces MNVCFIMYPWDEIDPENDTSLALIKECAKRGHGVAMCTPANLTIRDSVTNAFCMVIGRMEKVPSTLKAFYNKANLREEMLPLAGFDAIFFRANPPLDPIMLNFLDSVKDDVFIVNSLEGMREANNKLYTAAFGDAHSNIIPNTHVSKNKEYLVKQIRESKADKMILKPLNGFGGSGVILIEKSAMNNIKSLLDFYITSADGSSNYVILQDYIEGADQGDVRILLLNGEPVGAMKRVPGSDDHRSNVSAGGSVQKHSLTKAEKALCKQIGPKLVKDGLYFVGIDVIGGKLVEVNVMSPGGITYINKVYKSKIKVEERVIDFLESKVVDQMQAFDRRTRLRKTVQDA; encoded by the coding sequence TTTGTTTTATCATGTATCCTTGGGACGAGATAGATCCTGAAAATGATACTAGTTTAGCTTTGATAAAAGAATGTGCAAAACGTGGACATGGAGTTGCCATGTGTACACCTGCTAATTTAACCATAAGAGACAGTGTGACTAATGCATTTTGTATGGTCATTGGTCGCATGGAAAAAGTGCCTTCAACATTAAAAGCATTTTATAATAAAGCAAATCTCAGAGAAGAAATGCTACCACTTGCTGGATTTGACGCTATTTTTTTCAGAGCCAATCCGCCTTTAGATCCTATTATGCTTAACTTTCTAGATTCGGTTAAAGATGATGTTTTCATTGTCAACTCACTTGAAGGCATGCGAGAAGCTAATAATAAATTATATACAGCTGCTTTTGGTGATGCACACAGTAATATCATTCCAAACACTCATGTGTCTAAAAATAAAGAATACTTAGTAAAGCAAATTAGAGAATCTAAAGCTGATAAGATGATTTTAAAACCTTTAAATGGTTTTGGAGGATCTGGAGTGATTTTAATAGAAAAGTCAGCAATGAATAACATTAAATCCTTGTTAGATTTTTATATCACAAGTGCTGATGGCTCGTCAAATTATGTAATACTTCAAGACTATATTGAAGGTGCAGATCAAGGAGATGTTCGAATTTTATTACTAAATGGTGAACCTGTTGGTGCCATGAAACGTGTTCCTGGTTCAGACGATCATCGCTCTAATGTATCTGCTGGAGGTTCTGTTCAAAAGCATTCTTTAACTAAAGCTGAGAAAGCTTTGTGCAAACAAATTGGTCCGAAACTTGTAAAAGACGGACTTTATTTTGTTGGAATCGATGTGATTGGTGGAAAACTTGTTGAGGTTAATGTCATGTCTCCTGGTGGAATTACATATATCAATAAAGTCTATAAATCAAAAATAAAAGTCGAAGAACGTGTAATCGATTTCTTAGAAAGTAAAGTTGTAGATCAAATGCAAGCTTTTGATAGACGTACGCGTTTACGCAAAACAGTTCAAGATGCGTAG
- a CDS encoding flavohemoglobin expression-modulating QEGLA motif protein produces MSQIPSTSEYQDLFDIDGNLDRLVQKIEVLNYINPLNIEREKKQFFSSKFTYDPVFKYPKIKFNGYKLHRLFFSQRLERIEDDDIRQLYEDVIYDYSGLIECIQTINQGRKFYFNSLKSFGTPTEKDIDNAKFILRFDDSDFDEEFLPMYSAEDAIDYFKDYSKRYTFNYNIKLSTNLSAAAMVLNNTQTLVLRKHHKFSLNQLKVLTNHEIGVHMVTTFNGLSQPLKVFSHGLPNNVETQEGLAVYSEYMSGCLTMKRLKELAYRVIAVDTLNKGYDFADTFDLLHNQYKLNRDKAFTITLRVHRGGGFTKDHQYLRGINQVYKFAKAGGDLNPLLTGKVSLDYLDTIKKLQSLGLAIPSKHYTDSYVSNDNSNTNLDFILKSLK; encoded by the coding sequence ATGTCTCAAATTCCTAGTACATCAGAATATCAAGATTTATTTGATATCGATGGAAACCTCGATAGATTGGTTCAAAAAATTGAAGTTCTCAATTATATCAATCCGTTAAATATAGAACGAGAGAAGAAGCAATTCTTTTCATCTAAGTTTACTTATGATCCTGTTTTTAAATATCCAAAAATTAAATTTAATGGTTACAAACTGCATCGTTTATTTTTCTCACAACGCTTAGAACGCATTGAAGATGATGATATTAGACAATTATATGAAGATGTGATTTATGATTATTCTGGACTTATAGAATGCATACAAACCATAAATCAAGGACGCAAATTTTACTTTAATAGTCTGAAAAGTTTCGGTACTCCTACCGAAAAAGATATCGATAATGCAAAATTTATTCTTCGTTTTGACGATAGTGATTTTGATGAAGAATTCTTGCCAATGTATTCAGCAGAGGATGCCATAGATTATTTTAAAGATTATTCAAAACGTTATACTTTTAACTATAATATTAAGTTGTCTACAAATCTTTCGGCAGCTGCAATGGTTTTAAATAATACACAGACTTTAGTGTTGCGAAAGCATCATAAGTTTAGTTTAAATCAATTAAAAGTATTAACCAACCATGAAATTGGTGTCCATATGGTCACTACTTTTAATGGTTTGTCGCAACCTTTAAAAGTATTTTCTCATGGATTACCAAATAATGTTGAAACGCAAGAAGGTTTAGCTGTTTATTCTGAATATATGTCAGGTTGCTTAACGATGAAACGTCTTAAAGAATTGGCTTATCGTGTTATTGCTGTTGATACCTTAAACAAAGGTTATGATTTTGCAGATACTTTTGATTTACTTCATAATCAATATAAATTGAATAGAGATAAGGCATTCACAATTACATTACGTGTACATCGAGGAGGAGGATTTACTAAAGATCACCAGTATTTAAGAGGAATCAACCAAGTTTATAAATTTGCAAAAGCAGGTGGTGATTTAAATCCATTATTAACAGGAAAAGTAAGTTTAGATTATTTAGATACAATTAAAAAACTTCAAAGTCTAGGTTTAGCAATTCCTTCAAAGCACTATACAGATTCGTATGTGAGTAATGACAATTCAAATACCAATTTAGATTTCATTTTAAAAAGTTTAAAGTAA
- a CDS encoding thiol-disulfide oxidoreductase DCC family protein → MKLNLPKHKQLILFDGVCNLCNSSVLYVIKHDKKNQFLFAPLQSDVGKQIIETFNIDPSQTDSILLYSELKGLSVKSSAALHIAKHLGFPRRLMSIFFIVPTFIRNWVYDFVARNRYKWYGKKDACMIPTPELTSKFLT, encoded by the coding sequence GTGAAACTTAACTTACCTAAACATAAACAACTAATTCTCTTTGATGGTGTTTGCAATCTTTGCAACTCATCAGTCTTGTATGTGATTAAACATGACAAAAAGAATCAGTTTTTATTTGCTCCATTACAGAGTGATGTTGGGAAACAAATCATTGAAACGTTCAATATTGATCCTTCACAAACAGATTCTATTTTACTCTATTCAGAATTGAAAGGATTATCGGTTAAATCTAGCGCAGCTTTGCATATTGCTAAACATTTAGGTTTTCCAAGACGTTTAATGTCTATATTTTTTATAGTTCCAACATTCATTAGAAATTGGGTTTATGATTTTGTAGCTAGAAACAGATATAAATGGTATGGTAAGAAAGATGCTTGTATGATACCAACACCTGAGTTAACATCTAAGTTTTTAACATAA
- a CDS encoding helix-turn-helix transcriptional regulator, translating into MIFRYIILICLVFSLNSFAQTRSEKIETLKQELKQTENKVEQIKVLENLWKLTQYNDDLAAIDYAKQAINIAEKQNLPEELARAYERLGIAHSNISNYDASNKAYLKAIDIHKTLKNKRFISSLYMNQAINLKSQSKLDSALYYMDKSEPFIDERCCKDDSILMINLNSIKAQVLMEQGKYVLSLDKALKATELSKLVNDSIQYADNLALVGNNNQALGNNEVALDYLKESLIIYRIYEDTYFESQAAKDIAEVYAGKSPVEIDSAKFYFNSSVTLARDINTPYIEMQALNSFGEFLLNINEFERSKDIFSQSQIITNQLKDDFSQSRIDLALGKMYYSEKKYNQALTKTKEALKLKQQIGLLPGAIEANQYLSKIYKAKGDFKIALQYQEDYTTLADSLYNKEKAIKFDELQTKFDTEKKEAEIAFQNKEIEALNVKAENDKLTKMLYGIGMFSFLAISGLLYFGFKQRIKKNKIERDKQEEIYKQEIAFKKKELASQTLHLVQKSSFIQELKENLEKIKQSPELFKVEFRRLVMLLKKESAEDKDWEVFKSYFSEVHNNFDQKIKAISEDITEKEIRLASFLRMNLSTKEIATMLNVLPDSVLKSKYRLKKKLQLNKEDDLTQFLNTL; encoded by the coding sequence ATGATTTTTCGATATATTATTCTTATTTGTTTAGTCTTTTCTTTAAATAGTTTTGCGCAAACGCGTTCAGAAAAAATAGAAACATTAAAACAAGAGTTAAAACAGACCGAAAACAAAGTTGAACAAATTAAGGTTTTAGAAAATCTTTGGAAGCTAACACAGTATAATGATGATTTAGCCGCAATTGATTACGCCAAACAAGCGATTAATATAGCTGAAAAACAAAACCTACCTGAAGAATTAGCACGAGCGTATGAACGCTTAGGAATAGCACACTCTAACATCTCAAATTATGATGCATCTAATAAGGCGTATCTTAAGGCAATAGACATCCATAAAACATTAAAAAACAAAAGGTTTATAAGTAGTCTGTATATGAATCAAGCTATAAACCTCAAAAGTCAATCTAAATTAGATAGTGCTTTATATTATATGGATAAATCAGAACCCTTTATTGATGAGAGATGTTGTAAAGATGATTCTATATTAATGATTAACCTTAATAGCATTAAAGCACAGGTTTTAATGGAACAAGGGAAATATGTATTATCATTAGATAAAGCTTTAAAAGCTACTGAACTTTCTAAATTGGTTAATGACAGTATTCAATACGCAGATAACCTTGCATTGGTTGGGAATAATAATCAGGCTTTAGGAAATAACGAAGTTGCTTTAGATTATTTAAAAGAGTCACTAATAATCTATAGAATTTATGAAGACACCTATTTTGAAAGTCAAGCTGCTAAGGATATTGCAGAAGTCTATGCTGGAAAATCACCAGTTGAAATAGATAGTGCAAAGTTTTATTTTAATTCATCTGTTACACTAGCAAGAGACATAAACACGCCTTATATAGAAATGCAAGCTTTAAATTCTTTTGGAGAGTTTCTATTAAATATTAATGAATTTGAAAGGTCAAAAGACATATTTAGTCAGAGTCAAATTATTACTAACCAATTAAAAGATGACTTTAGTCAATCTAGAATAGACTTAGCTTTAGGAAAGATGTATTATTCAGAAAAAAAATACAATCAAGCTTTAACTAAAACAAAAGAAGCCTTAAAATTAAAGCAACAAATAGGATTATTGCCAGGAGCTATTGAAGCAAATCAATACTTGTCAAAAATATATAAAGCGAAAGGTGATTTTAAAATTGCACTACAATATCAAGAAGACTATACAACATTAGCAGATAGTCTTTATAACAAAGAAAAGGCAATCAAATTTGATGAATTGCAAACTAAATTTGATACTGAAAAAAAAGAAGCTGAAATAGCGTTTCAAAATAAAGAAATAGAAGCCTTGAATGTGAAGGCAGAAAACGACAAGCTAACAAAAATGCTCTATGGAATTGGTATGTTTTCCTTTTTAGCTATTTCGGGTCTACTCTACTTTGGTTTTAAGCAACGTATTAAGAAAAACAAAATTGAACGTGATAAACAAGAAGAAATTTATAAACAAGAAATCGCCTTTAAAAAGAAAGAATTAGCCTCTCAAACTTTACACTTAGTTCAGAAAAGCTCATTTATTCAAGAACTAAAAGAGAATTTAGAAAAGATTAAACAATCACCAGAGCTTTTTAAAGTAGAATTCAGACGTTTAGTAATGTTGCTTAAAAAAGAAAGTGCTGAAGATAAAGATTGGGAAGTTTTTAAATCTTACTTTTCTGAAGTTCATAATAATTTTGATCAAAAGATAAAAGCAATTAGTGAAGACATTACAGAAAAAGAAATTCGTTTAGCATCTTTTTTAAGAATGAATTTATCTACAAAAGAAATTGCTACGATGCTAAATGTATTACCAGATAGTGTGTTGAAATCTAAATACAGACTCAAGAAAAAGTTGCAACTTAATAAAGAAGACGATTTAACGCAATTTTTAAACACATTATAA
- a CDS encoding N-formylglutamate amidohydrolase, producing the protein MEQLSVATIISKIENEELFHAVSEDYSFTIKIDDYVHYACAAIHDGHQFRKALWENCLHTEYERWYEEDPETKNMINSHPIVISGCDSRFEYDLNRAPEEAVFETAWGKQLWKQPLTDHQKNKSLNKHSNFYNVVHALVTKLEEKFGVCIVYDMHSYNWKRWDREVPTWNLGTSNVDNDRFGSDIELWRLSLSEITFPHDIISTSKINNTFQGNGYFLKYITNNFKNTLVLATEIAKIYCDEYDQILYPEVVSSVEKQLRKRLPEHAANFYKKYNL; encoded by the coding sequence ATGGAACAGTTATCTGTAGCAACTATAATTTCTAAAATTGAAAATGAAGAGTTATTTCATGCGGTTTCTGAAGATTATTCCTTCACAATAAAAATTGATGATTATGTGCATTATGCTTGTGCAGCTATACATGATGGACATCAATTTAGAAAAGCGCTTTGGGAGAATTGTTTGCATACTGAATATGAACGTTGGTATGAAGAAGATCCTGAAACTAAAAATATGATTAATTCGCATCCTATTGTCATTTCAGGATGTGATTCAAGATTTGAATACGATTTAAATAGAGCACCAGAAGAAGCTGTTTTTGAAACTGCTTGGGGAAAACAATTATGGAAGCAACCATTAACAGATCATCAAAAAAATAAAAGCCTCAATAAACATTCTAATTTTTACAACGTTGTTCATGCGCTAGTTACAAAACTTGAAGAAAAGTTTGGAGTTTGTATTGTCTATGATATGCATAGTTATAATTGGAAACGTTGGGATAGGGAAGTGCCAACCTGGAATTTAGGAACATCAAACGTCGATAATGATAGATTTGGAAGCGATATAGAATTATGGAGACTTAGTCTATCTGAAATAACGTTTCCACATGATATCATTTCAACTTCAAAGATTAACAACACCTTCCAAGGTAATGGATATTTCTTGAAATATATTACCAATAATTTTAAAAATACTTTAGTTTTGGCAACTGAAATTGCAAAGATATATTGCGATGAATATGATCAAATTTTATATCCTGAAGTGGTTTCTTCAGTAGAAAAACAGCTTCGGAAACGTTTACCAGAACATGCTGCCAATTTTTATAAAAAATACAATTTATAA